DNA sequence from the Trichocoleus desertorum ATA4-8-CV12 genome:
ATACCAAGTTCAGTAGCATAATAGGTTCCAGTCGGGTTCAAGCAAAACTGCCAAATTACTCAATCAATGCCCTGTGGTCTGGCTCAATTCGAAGCGATCGTGATTACCTGTCAACGAAGTAAGGTAGGTAAGCTGTTGCCCGATGCCCTATACGTTCACATCTCGGCCCTACAGGCATTAGATCCGCTTCTGCAAGCCTATGAAAGCGAGGCAAGGCAGATTGCCTCTTCTCCTAAGGGGATTACCGTAGTCAAATTCAGTACAGCGAAGCCGACCGTTTCTTACCTGTTCTATCCAGAATTTGACACTGATCCTCACCCTGCCCTTCAATCAAGCATCCAAGTGAATCTACAAACCCGTGAGGTGAAGCACCGGGACTATGGGGATGCCGATAACCCGTTTATTCTGCATCGCAAGGAAACTTTTGTTACGATTAATTATCCCTATTACCAGCAATTTGCAGCACTAACTCGGCAAGAAGAAGCTCTGGGCCTGCTTGACAATCCTCGGGCGATTGGCACTCGCTTGGTTTGGGAAGAGCGGCTGGCTCAGTTCAAGGTGGCATTCCAGGGGCATACCTTGGTTCATCGATCGCTTCTTAATGCCCAAGCTGCCCAAGTCAAAATCGATCGCCACAAAGCTGCTATTAGCCGCAATGACTTGTCTAAACCTGTTCGTCTGGCATTGGAAGCTGGACTGTTGAAGCAGAGCATGACATTCTTCGACTACGGTTGTGGTCAGGGAGGTGATGTTGAGCGGGTCACTAAGTTGGGTTATGAGTGTTCTGGTTGGGACCCCCATTATCGTCCGGATGTAGCTCAAGTTGCTGCTGATGTCATCAATTTAGGCTACGTGATCAATGTCATTGAATCTCAGGCAGAGCGTCGAGAGGCGTTGGTTCAAGCTTGGGATCTGACTCAGCAAGTACTGATTGTGGCTGCGCAGGTTCTCATCGCTCAGGGGAATAGCCAAATTGCCTACGGCGATGGGATCATTACCAGCCGTAATACGTTTCAGAAGTATTACGACCAGGATGAACTGAAGATTTATATTGACCAAGTGCTGGGAGTTGACTCTATCCCAGTAGCTTTGGGGATTTACTTTGTTTTCCGGGATGAAGCTCAGGCACAAAGTTTTCGAGCCTCCCGATTCCGATCGCGCGTTAGTGTTCCTAAGGTTCAGCTCAGCAATAAGCGGTTTGAAGATTACA
Encoded proteins:
- a CDS encoding DNA phosphorothioation-associated putative methyltransferase; this translates as MPCGLAQFEAIVITCQRSKVGKLLPDALYVHISALQALDPLLQAYESEARQIASSPKGITVVKFSTAKPTVSYLFYPEFDTDPHPALQSSIQVNLQTREVKHRDYGDADNPFILHRKETFVTINYPYYQQFAALTRQEEALGLLDNPRAIGTRLVWEERLAQFKVAFQGHTLVHRSLLNAQAAQVKIDRHKAAISRNDLSKPVRLALEAGLLKQSMTFFDYGCGQGGDVERVTKLGYECSGWDPHYRPDVAQVAADVINLGYVINVIESQAERREALVQAWDLTQQVLIVAAQVLIAQGNSQIAYGDGIITSRNTFQKYYDQDELKIYIDQVLGVDSIPVALGIYFVFRDEAQAQSFRASRFRSRVSVPKVQLSNKRFEDYKELLTPLMTFFTERGRLPTLEELPETATLNSEFGNLKRAFQIVLQATNPQEWDAISDRRRQDLLVYLALSHFSRRPKLRDLTPVVQNDIRSLFGGYQQACAAADLMLMTLGNLEVVEERCKSSAIGQKRPNSLWVHVSAIEALDPLLRLYEGCASRTIGRPQEANVVKFHFRKPKISYLFYPAFDTDPHPALHTSMQIDLRDLHVHYRDYDPKDNPPLLHQKDLLVTTEYALYAKFAKLTRQESDWGLLDDIRSISDRRGWQKCLEEHCAELKGHRVLWRKDADPYQVKLVRSAIRAKQAGRTASAAESAG